The Embleya scabrispora genome contains the following window.
CGAGCGCTCGTCGTTCTGGGCGCAGCCCACCGATACGGGGTTCTGCAGCTCGAACTGCATGATCAACGATGTGGGCACCTATGTTCACGCCGCGGAGCGCGGTTTCCACAACTACGAGGCGCCGACCCGCTGGGAGGTACGGCTCGGGCACCTGGACGTCGCCGAGGCGGACGCGGAACTGCGCGCCCCGGTGGAGACCGCGCAGGTGAAGCGGATGCTGGCCAGGATCGGCTATCCGGACCCGGCCGACGCCGACCGGACGGGCGCCCGGCTGGCGGTCTACTACGTCGCCGACCCCAGCGCGTCGGGCGACCGGCTCGCGGCCGCGGTGGCCGATGCCCTGCCGCCCGCACTGGTACCGGCGCAGTGGGTGCGGGTGGCGGAGATCCCCAGGGTCGCGGGCGCCGTGGATCGGTGGGCTCTGCGCGGGATGCACCGCCCGAAGGCCCCGGGCTCGCGGGGCGGGGGCGTCACCGCGGACGCGGATTCCGATCGCTCGGTCGCGGTCCGTCCGGTACAGCGTCGGATTCTCGATGGGGATCCGGTCCGGGCGGCGCACCGGGCCCGAGCCCTGTTCCTGACCTCGGAGTCCGGTTTCCCGGTCGCCGACCTGAAGCGGGTGTGGCTGCAACTGCTGCTGCACCACGAGGCGTTGCGACTGCGATTCGGCCACGGGGATCAGGGCTGGCGGCAGTCCCGGGGCGGCCTCGGCGGGGCGGTCCACGTCTCGCGGGTGGACCTCACCGGCCAGGACCCGGACGCGCAGGGGCGGGTGCTGCGCCGGCTCACCGACCGGATGCGGGCCCGGCTGCACGTCGATCGGGGTCCGCTGCTGCGGGCCGCGGTGGTCGACCGGGGCGCGCGGCCGGCGGGTCTGTTGATCGTGGTGCACGAACTGGCCGCGGATGTCGAGTCCTGGCGGGTGCTGTTGGCGGACCTGGCCCTGGGGCTGGGACAGCTCCGGGCGGGCTCGGACGTCCGGTTGCCACCCGCCGCGTCGTTCCTGGACCACCCGGCCGAGCCCGCCGGCGTCGAGGACGAGGCGGGCCCGGAGGTCGCCGGGGCAGGCTGTGTCCTCCCGGGATCGCCCGCGCCCGAGCCGATCGCCGAGGAGTCGCTCGAAGCGCGCTGCCCGGTGCGCGCGGCGACGGCCCGCGACGTCGCCGCTGCGATCGCGCACGTGCTGGTCGAGGAGTTCGGCGGCGGGCGACTGGTCGCGGACGTCCTCGATCACACCACGCGCAGGCCCGCGACACGGGTGATCGGTCCGCTGGCCGAAGCGGACCGCTGGGTGGTGACCCCGCTCGCGCGGGGAGCGAGCGTCGTACGGGTCGCGAGCGCGGCCGAGCCGGCCCGGGTGCGCTACGAACACTTCGGCGATCCGGCCGCCGCGCTGCTTCCGTCGGGGGTGGCCTGGACGCTGCGCGACACGGTGTGGCGGGACTTCGCCGGGCCGGTGCACCCGGGCGACACCGATGTGACGATCACCGGTGTCGTCGACGCCGGCGAGCTCGTGCTCACCTGGTGGTGTCCCGCCTCCGTGGGCACGCGGCTGGCGGCGGCCCACATCCCCGAGCGCGTCGCGCGGCGGCTGATCGGGGAGCAGGCCGGCTGAGGTGGCGCGCTCACGCACCCTCGGTGTGCTCGGTGGGATGGGACCGGCGGCGACGGCGGAGTTCCTGCGGCTGCTTGCCGTGCGCGTGGCGGCCGGCAGCGACCGGGAGCACCCCCGGATCCTGATGCTGTCCGAGCCGGGCATCCCGGACCGGACCGCCGCGCTGCTCAGGGGCGACGACGCACCGCTTTTGCCGATCCGGCAGGCGCTGTTCACCCTTGCCGACTGGGGCGCGGAGCTGCTCGCGGTGCCCTGCAACACCGCGCACGTCTACATCGATCGATTCCGCGACCGACTGCCGGTGCCCCTGGTGCACATCGTGGAGGCGAGCGTACGGGCCGCCGAGGTCGCCAGTCCCGACGGGGCCTGGTTGACGGCGACCGCGGGTACCGTCGCCGACGGCATCTATCAGCGCTATGCGCAGCACCGGGGATACCGACTCCTGCTCCCCGACGAGGCGCGCCGGCGGCGCATCCACGCCGCCGCCGTGCTGGTGAAGGCGAACCGGCTGCCGGCTGCCGGCGCGACCCTGGGTTCGGCGGTCCACGAGTTGCTGCGCATTCGATGCCTGCCGGTGATCAGCGCCTGTACCGAACTCCCGCTCGCCTACGCGCACAGCGGGCTGCCGGCGCGATTCCAGGTGTCCAGTGTCGACGCACTGGCGTCGGCCTGCGCGCACGCCCTGTACCCCGACCGCGGACCCGTACCGGGCCTGCTCTCGTCGACGGCCCCACGGGCGGTCGCCGGGTCCGGCTCCGGGTCCACGTCCGATCCCCCCGAAGGAGCACGATGACACTCGCACGCCTGTCGAAGGAACGCCGGCTGCTGCGCGAGACGGTCGCCGACTTCGCCCGCGCCAAGGTGGCTCCGGTGATCTCCGATATCTACCGACGCGAGGAGTTTCCCTACGAACTGGTCGCCGCCATGGGCCGCATGGGCTTGTTCGGGCTGGCCTTCGAGGAGCGCTACGGCGGCATGGGCGGGGATGTGTTCACCCTGTGTCTGGCCATCGAGGAACTGGCCAGAGTGGACTGCTCGGTGGCCGTCGCTCTGTCCGCGGGCGTGACGCTCGGCGCGATCCCCATCCATCGGTTCGGCACCCCGGCACAGAAGGAACGCTGGCTCCCCGCCCTGTGCACCGGCGAGCGGATCGCCGGCTTCGGGCTCACCGAACCCGGCGGCGGGACCGACACGGCGGCGGCCCGCACCAAGGCGGAACTCGACGGTGACGAATGGGTGATCAACGGCAGCAAGGCGTTCATCACCAACTCCGGTACCGACATCACCAGCCTGG
Protein-coding sequences here:
- a CDS encoding aspartate/glutamate racemase family protein, which produces MLGGMGPAATAEFLRLLAVRVAAGSDREHPRILMLSEPGIPDRTAALLRGDDAPLLPIRQALFTLADWGAELLAVPCNTAHVYIDRFRDRLPVPLVHIVEASVRAAEVASPDGAWLTATAGTVADGIYQRYAQHRGYRLLLPDEARRRRIHAAAVLVKANRLPAAGATLGSAVHELLRIRCLPVISACTELPLAYAHSGLPARFQVSSVDALASACAHALYPDRGPVPGLLSSTAPRAVAGSGSGSTSDPPEGAR
- a CDS encoding condensation domain-containing protein; this translates as MTDQPLDAERIESVERRVRTAVLDQDGVLDCAVVFNEADPAAAGARACVRCGISAAYPGLRFDSDGVCSLCARYAAHRSAMHAYFRDPRELAPRLREAARGRGSHYDCLLLFSGGKDSTYVLYQLVELGLRVMTFTFDNGFISRTALRNVESVTAELGIEHVTATHADQKRIFLNSLQEHKSVCNGCFRSLLDLSTELAHRRDIPTVVTGLSRGQIMDERLSWFHEQGIFDVAEIEEKLRLGREVYHRAAGTVDAAAVNAVQVVDYFRYSAVTKEDVRAFLRERSSFWAQPTDTGFCSSNCMINDVGTYVHAAERGFHNYEAPTRWEVRLGHLDVAEADAELRAPVETAQVKRMLARIGYPDPADADRTGARLAVYYVADPSASGDRLAAAVADALPPALVPAQWVRVAEIPRVAGAVDRWALRGMHRPKAPGSRGGGVTADADSDRSVAVRPVQRRILDGDPVRAAHRARALFLTSESGFPVADLKRVWLQLLLHHEALRLRFGHGDQGWRQSRGGLGGAVHVSRVDLTGQDPDAQGRVLRRLTDRMRARLHVDRGPLLRAAVVDRGARPAGLLIVVHELAADVESWRVLLADLALGLGQLRAGSDVRLPPAASFLDHPAEPAGVEDEAGPEVAGAGCVLPGSPAPEPIAEESLEARCPVRAATARDVAAAIAHVLVEEFGGGRLVADVLDHTTRRPATRVIGPLAEADRWVVTPLARGASVVRVASAAEPARVRYEHFGDPAAALLPSGVAWTLRDTVWRDFAGPVHPGDTDVTITGVVDAGELVLTWWCPASVGTRLAAAHIPERVARRLIGEQAG